In Patescibacteria group bacterium, a single window of DNA contains:
- a CDS encoding LCP family protein gives MKNFNTKRLKRFIFAHIQLTRFVILGAFFVLIIGSLLFLFKTVSNSVLGEELVAAKNFILPDTQNKRINILLMGVRGESGDGPDLTDTMILVSINTQNKKMALISIPRDIWVDDLKDKVNSAYMYGKQKGGAQTGIILAKSTIEEITGQQIDYGVVVDFSSFKDIVDAIGGVQVNVANSFTDTQYPVAGQENNPCISCRYMTVSFQKGLQTMNGDTALEFVRSRHASGVEGNDIAREARQQLIIDAILKKIVTPQVLTNTSIDEKLFNVLRNNILTDMTLKNAGSVARYIIDAKNNKISYTIPDDLLYTPSNEYLYHNQFFTHAFVFIPNNKKSISGSEDWSDIQKWVSSVLN, from the coding sequence ATGAAAAATTTTAACACTAAAAGACTCAAAAGATTTATTTTCGCTCACATTCAACTTACAAGATTTGTAATACTGGGGGCATTTTTTGTTTTAATTATTGGTTCTCTTTTGTTTCTTTTTAAAACTGTTTCAAATAGCGTTTTGGGTGAGGAACTTGTTGCTGCAAAGAATTTTATTTTGCCTGATACACAAAATAAGCGAATAAATATTTTACTTATGGGTGTACGCGGAGAAAGTGGTGACGGACCAGACTTAACAGACACAATGATTTTAGTTTCTATTAATACTCAAAACAAAAAAATGGCATTGATTTCCATACCGCGGGATATTTGGGTAGATGACCTTAAGGATAAAGTGAATAGCGCATATATGTATGGGAAACAGAAAGGTGGGGCACAAACTGGAATAATACTTGCCAAATCGACTATTGAAGAAATTACTGGACAGCAGATTGATTACGGAGTTGTCGTTGATTTTAGTTCCTTTAAAGATATAGTTGATGCGATTGGAGGAGTGCAAGTTAATGTAGCTAATAGTTTTACTGATACACAGTATCCAGTAGCCGGCCAAGAAAATAATCCGTGTATAAGTTGTCGTTATATGACTGTAAGTTTTCAGAAGGGTTTGCAAACAATGAATGGGGATACGGCACTTGAATTTGTACGAAGCCGACATGCAAGCGGAGTTGAAGGGAATGATATTGCAAGAGAAGCAAGACAACAACTTATTATCGATGCAATTTTGAAAAAAATTGTAACACCTCAAGTTTTGACAAATACTTCAATAGATGAAAAATTGTTTAATGTTTTGCGAAATAATATTTTGACTGACATGACACTGAAAAATGCGGGGAGTGTTGCTAGATATATAATTGATGCAAAAAATAATAAAATAAGTTATACGATTCCTGATGATTTACTTTATACACCTTCTAATGAATATCTTTACCACAACCAGTTTTTTACTCACGCTTTTGTATTTATTCCAAATAACAAAAAAAGTATTAGCGGGAGCGAAGACTGGAGTGATATACAAAAATGGGTAAGTAGTGTTTTAAATTAA
- a CDS encoding peptidoglycan bridge formation glycyltransferase FemA/FemB family protein, with amino-acid sequence MADLRQSPDWANYLKSINWKIEKINNIYIYIKYFPVLGSFVKLQRSEILNQKIITFIENKYHPFQFSIEPGVYPRHPERVLRVEGFHPSNSPSLPTKTLIINLNKSENELLKSFSQKVRYNITRTSFLKRVEIVESDNVLDFTNFWRENFEKNRFPFFSQQKNIIAMQKSFGENSKILLAKKDNKIIAVLFLLFFDKVSYYMYAAANNEGRKNFAPTLLTWHAILLSKKLGMKTFDFDGIYDTRFPLESWQGFTKFKSGFSKTEVSYPGLFVKSKFNIKIF; translated from the coding sequence ATGGCAGATCTTCGTCAATCCCCTGACTGGGCAAATTATCTAAAATCTATCAATTGGAAAATAGAAAAAATTAATAATATTTATATTTACATTAAGTATTTTCCAGTTCTCGGAAGTTTTGTCAAACTTCAACGCTCTGAAATTTTAAATCAAAAAATTATTACATTTATTGAAAATAAATACCATCCATTTCAATTCTCAATCGAACCTGGAGTGTACCCACGACATCCTGAGCGAGTTTTACGAGTCGAAGGATTTCATCCCTCAAACTCTCCATCCCTTCCAACCAAAACTTTAATTATTAATTTAAACAAATCAGAAAACGAACTACTAAAATCTTTCTCCCAAAAAGTTCGCTACAACATCACGCGCACATCCTTTTTAAAACGTGTTGAAATAGTTGAGAGTGACAACGTCTTAGACTTCACTAATTTTTGGAGAGAAAATTTCGAGAAAAATCGTTTTCCTTTTTTTAGTCAGCAAAAAAATATTATCGCTATGCAAAAATCCTTTGGAGAAAATTCAAAAATCCTTCTCGCTAAAAAAGATAACAAAATAATTGCAGTTCTATTTCTATTATTTTTTGATAAAGTCAGTTATTATATGTACGCCGCAGCAAATAATGAAGGCCGCAAAAATTTCGCCCCCACTCTTTTAACCTGGCATGCAATTTTACTGTCTAAAAAATTAGGAATGAAAACTTTCGATTTCGATGGCATTTACGACACAAGGTTTCCATTAGAGAGTTGGCAGGGCTTTACCAAATTCAAATCTGGTTTTAGTAAAACTGAAGTTAGTTATCCAGGCCTGTTTGTAAAATCCAAATTTAATATTAAAATATTCTAA
- a CDS encoding dihydrofolate reductase family protein codes for MKIILYMAISANGMIAKADHDTPWSDDEFESYKNKVIEIGNLVIGKTTYDLTIEDNGFDNLRNPFIVVLTTSGDKPRNKNTIFVKSFNEAIKVSQEKKFENMLIAGGGKMNKVALESGKIDEIFLDVEPFIFGKGINLFAESDMNLNLKLIGTKKVGKNGIQLHYEVTK; via the coding sequence ATGAAAATAATTTTATATATGGCTATTTCTGCAAACGGAATGATTGCGAAAGCTGATCATGACACTCCATGGAGTGATGATGAATTTGAAAGTTATAAAAACAAAGTAATTGAAATTGGAAATTTAGTAATTGGCAAAACTACTTATGATTTAACTATTGAGGATAATGGTTTTGATAATTTGAGAAATCCGTTTATTGTTGTTTTAACAACTTCTGGTGACAAACCAAGAAATAAAAATACAATTTTTGTAAAAAGTTTTAATGAAGCAATTAAAGTTTCTCAGGAAAAAAAGTTTGAAAACATGCTTATTGCAGGTGGAGGAAAAATGAATAAAGTTGCTTTGGAATCGGGAAAAATTGATGAAATATTTTTAGATGTGGAACCATTTATTTTTGGAAAAGGAATTAATCTCTTTGCAGAGTCCGATATGAACTTAAATTTGAAGTTAATAGGAACAAAAAAAGTAGGAAAAAATGGAATACAACTTCATTATGAAGTTACTAAATAA
- a CDS encoding UvrD-helicase domain-containing protein codes for MDILASLNDKQLEAVTFEGDKLLVLAGAGSGKTKVLTHRAAWFIQEKKVSPSSVILLTFTNKAASEMKERIGNLISDMPGFAGTFHSFCVRVLRIDGKSIGIDSNFIIYDDSDQKELVKEIIEDFNLPDDSYNPGSILNEISNSKSQMITSLEYGEIAQGDYQENIFKIYAAYEKELKTINALDFDDILMKVVEIFRNNPEVLSKWQKNLTHILVDEWQDTNKIQYSLTKLLVGKTGNLTAVGDASQSIYSWRGADYRNINNLSLDYPNLKTINLEQNYRSTKKILSAANSVISKNTNHPILQLWTNNVDGEKIKLYAARNGLDEASFIVNTLYEFNRPYSDYAILYRTNAQSRVLEEALLHAGIPYVLVGGTKFYERKEIKDIISYLRVLANPKDKISYKRLEKLGVRRLAKFNTLKDSLQNLDEFSTLDIMDKVLKESGYLDLFNKNTEENMARLENIKELRSVATQFPLINEFLENVALVEQEESSKLKGDEGNRVTLMTLHAAKGLEFPVVFLVGLEEGIFPHSRSLFDSAQLEEERRLAYVGITRAKEILFLTYANQRLFFGQTTSNPPSRFIIDIPENLLEAAGVKLKYQKEYVFDDDNDDINW; via the coding sequence ATGGATATTTTAGCATCATTAAACGACAAACAATTAGAAGCAGTTACTTTTGAGGGGGATAAATTACTTGTCCTTGCTGGAGCAGGCTCAGGAAAAACAAAAGTCCTCACTCATCGCGCTGCTTGGTTTATTCAAGAAAAAAAAGTTTCCCCAAGTTCCGTAATTTTATTAACCTTCACAAATAAAGCTGCTTCCGAAATGAAAGAAAGAATCGGCAATCTAATTTCCGATATGCCTGGTTTTGCGGGAACTTTTCATTCTTTTTGTGTCAGAGTTTTGCGAATTGACGGCAAAAGTATTGGTATTGATAGCAATTTTATAATTTACGACGACTCAGATCAAAAAGAATTAGTAAAAGAGATAATCGAAGATTTTAATTTGCCTGATGATTCTTACAATCCAGGAAGTATTTTAAATGAAATAAGTAATTCCAAATCTCAAATGATAACAAGCCTTGAATATGGCGAAATTGCTCAAGGCGATTACCAGGAAAATATTTTTAAAATTTATGCTGCATATGAAAAAGAACTAAAAACAATTAATGCGCTCGACTTCGACGATATTTTAATGAAAGTTGTAGAAATTTTTCGCAATAATCCAGAAGTTTTATCTAAATGGCAAAAAAATCTAACTCATATTCTTGTAGATGAATGGCAAGATACAAATAAAATTCAATACAGTCTAACCAAATTATTAGTTGGCAAAACTGGAAATTTAACAGCTGTTGGCGATGCTTCTCAAAGTATCTATTCCTGGCGTGGTGCAGATTATAGAAATATAAATAATCTATCTTTGGATTATCCAAATTTAAAAACAATTAATTTGGAACAAAATTATCGTTCAACTAAAAAAATTCTTAGTGCAGCAAATTCTGTTATTAGTAAAAATACCAATCATCCAATTTTACAGCTCTGGACTAACAACGTTGACGGCGAAAAGATAAAATTATATGCCGCAAGAAACGGCCTTGATGAGGCAAGTTTCATTGTAAATACTTTGTACGAATTTAATCGCCCGTATAGCGACTATGCTATTCTTTATAGAACAAATGCTCAGTCTCGTGTTTTAGAAGAAGCTCTTCTTCATGCAGGAATTCCTTATGTTTTAGTCGGCGGCACAAAATTTTACGAAAGAAAAGAAATTAAAGATATTATTTCGTATTTGCGAGTTTTAGCCAATCCAAAAGATAAAATTTCTTATAAACGCCTAGAAAAGCTCGGAGTTCGCCGTCTTGCAAAATTTAATACTTTAAAAGATTCATTACAAAATCTGGATGAATTCTCAACATTAGATATTATGGATAAAGTTTTAAAAGAAAGCGGCTATCTGGATTTATTTAATAAAAATACTGAAGAAAATATGGCAAGATTAGAAAATATAAAAGAGCTTCGAAGTGTTGCAACTCAATTTCCTTTAATTAATGAATTTTTAGAAAACGTCGCGCTTGTTGAGCAGGAAGAAAGTTCTAAATTAAAGGGAGATGAAGGCAACCGTGTAACTCTAATGACTTTACATGCCGCAAAAGGTCTCGAATTTCCGGTTGTTTTTTTGGTTGGATTAGAAGAGGGAATATTCCCCCATTCACGATCTCTTTTTGATAGTGCGCAATTAGAAGAGGAGCGTCGTCTTGCTTATGTTGGAATAACTCGCGCTAAAGAAATTTTATTTCTAACATATGCTAATCAAAGATTGTTCTTTGGTCAAACAACAAGCAATCCTCCGAGCAGATTTATCATTGATATTCCAGAAAATTTATTAGAAGCAGCAGGTGTTAAATTAAAATACCAAAAAGAATATGTATTCGACGATGATAATGATGATATTAATTGGTAA
- a CDS encoding ATP-dependent DNA helicase — protein MEKTLNKQQLQAIKHKNGPLLVIAGAGTGKTTVITERVKFLIEKKLAKPEEILALTFTEKAAREMEERIDIALPYGYTNMWILTFHAFCERILRREALQIGMDPRFKLMTTGETVQLIRQNLFKFKLSYYRPLGNPYKFIDGMIQHFSRLQDEDIKTDEYLKWARKQEDKKWLELANAYRTYEELKIANGFMDFGDLITKTIKLFRDRPNVLKEYKRQFKYILIDEFQDTNFSQNELALILAKQNKTQNITVVGDDDQSVYRFRGAAISNIIQFRKNFPKTKVVTLTQNYRSTQEILDRAYELIQHNNPDRLEVIENVNKKLISNKKDGEKIEFIHTGRVENEAEMVAKEILRLVKLPQDRYEYRDFAILVRANNHAEPFIRALQRQGIPYQFLGPGKLFRQSEIVDLISYLQVLYDFDNSTAAFRIFSLSVFGVNSRDLAKISNFARRQNLSYFEAAEKAGEINISIDSKEKIKKIVEMVHKHLGLVNKESAGQILYYFLEETKLLNDLLNPENAEAAKRANNISKFFDKIKTYEVDHPGSTGVFDVVDYINLAMDVGESPLAADSDWNEINVVNILTVHSSKGLEFPVVFLVNLVAQRFPTIERREQIPIPDALIKEVLPTGDFHQQEERRLFYVGMTRAKDKLYFSAANFYGEAKREKKLSPFIFESLGKSALDADASVKQNAKIEQLSFLSFANKNEIAENKKDENNARLKINYLSYSQIETFEICPLHFKLKYILKIPTQPIAAASFGTSIHNTLRDFYESKKNAEKDLLKLFKKNWIHEGFLDKKQNQEFFDKGKKYLKDFYKLQFDKNKLPTFLEQDFVIPISKDLKVGGRIDRVDKLPDGTIEIWDYKTGMNVPTQKEIDRNLQLTIYALAAQDLFKKKPEKVKLSLYYFENQKKITTVRTKSDLIKAKEEILRIKKEIEKSEFKCSGSMLCEFCEFKMFCQADLE, from the coding sequence GTGGAGAAAACTCTCAATAAACAACAACTTCAGGCGATAAAACATAAAAATGGTCCCTTACTTGTAATTGCTGGAGCTGGAACTGGGAAAACTACTGTTATTACTGAACGAGTTAAATTTTTAATTGAAAAAAAATTGGCAAAACCCGAAGAGATACTTGCACTTACCTTTACAGAAAAGGCGGCTCGAGAAATGGAAGAGAGAATTGATATTGCACTCCCATATGGATATACCAATATGTGGATTCTTACTTTCCATGCATTTTGCGAGAGAATCTTAAGAAGGGAAGCGCTACAGATTGGAATGGATCCAAGATTTAAATTGATGACAACGGGCGAGACTGTGCAGTTGATTCGCCAAAATTTGTTTAAATTTAAATTAAGTTATTATCGACCGCTTGGAAATCCTTATAAATTTATTGATGGGATGATACAACATTTTTCCAGACTTCAAGATGAAGATATTAAAACTGATGAATATTTAAAATGGGCAAGGAAACAAGAGGACAAAAAATGGTTGGAACTAGCCAATGCATATCGCACATATGAGGAATTAAAAATTGCAAATGGTTTTATGGATTTTGGAGATTTGATTACAAAAACTATAAAACTTTTTCGTGACAGGCCAAATGTTTTGAAAGAATACAAACGCCAATTTAAATATATTTTGATTGATGAATTTCAGGATACGAATTTCTCTCAAAATGAGCTGGCGCTCATTTTGGCAAAACAAAACAAAACACAGAATATAACAGTAGTGGGTGATGATGATCAAAGCGTTTATCGATTTCGGGGAGCGGCGATAAGTAATATTATTCAATTTAGAAAAAATTTTCCTAAGACAAAAGTTGTCACTCTTACTCAAAACTATCGATCGACACAAGAGATATTGGATAGAGCATATGAACTTATACAACACAATAATCCAGATAGATTGGAAGTAATTGAGAATGTTAACAAAAAATTAATTTCAAACAAAAAAGATGGAGAGAAAATAGAATTTATTCACACAGGACGGGTTGAAAATGAAGCTGAAATGGTTGCTAAAGAAATCCTTCGACTCGTAAAACTCCCTCAGGATCGATATGAATATCGAGATTTTGCGATTTTGGTGCGAGCGAATAATCACGCAGAACCATTCATTAGAGCATTACAGAGACAAGGAATTCCTTATCAATTTTTAGGACCTGGAAAACTTTTCCGGCAAAGTGAAATAGTTGATTTAATTTCTTATCTTCAAGTTCTTTATGATTTTGATAACAGTACGGCTGCGTTTCGGATTTTTTCTTTATCAGTGTTTGGTGTTAACTCAAGAGATTTGGCTAAGATTAGTAATTTTGCAAGAAGGCAAAACTTAAGTTATTTTGAAGCAGCTGAAAAAGCAGGTGAAATAAACATAAGCATTGACTCTAAAGAAAAAATTAAAAAAATTGTTGAGATGGTCCACAAACATTTGGGGTTAGTTAATAAAGAAAGTGCGGGACAAATTTTGTATTATTTTTTGGAGGAGACAAAATTACTTAATGATTTATTAAACCCAGAAAATGCTGAAGCTGCAAAGAGAGCAAATAATATTTCTAAATTTTTTGATAAAATAAAAACTTATGAAGTTGATCATCCAGGAAGTACAGGTGTTTTTGATGTTGTTGATTATATAAATCTTGCAATGGATGTAGGGGAATCACCGCTTGCCGCTGACAGCGATTGGAATGAAATAAACGTTGTAAATATTTTAACGGTGCATTCTTCTAAAGGACTAGAATTTCCTGTTGTGTTTTTAGTTAACTTGGTGGCACAAAGATTTCCAACAATTGAGCGACGCGAGCAGATTCCAATTCCTGATGCACTCATAAAAGAAGTTTTACCAACTGGAGATTTTCACCAACAAGAAGAGAGAAGGCTTTTTTATGTGGGAATGACACGTGCAAAAGATAAACTTTATTTTAGCGCAGCCAATTTTTACGGGGAGGCAAAAAGAGAAAAAAAGTTGTCACCCTTTATATTCGAATCGCTGGGCAAATCAGCTCTCGATGCTGACGCATCGGTAAAGCAGAACGCAAAAATAGAACAACTGAGTTTTTTAAGTTTTGCAAACAAAAATGAAATTGCGGAAAACAAAAAAGATGAGAATAATGCGAGGCTAAAAATTAACTATTTGTCTTATTCGCAAATTGAAACTTTTGAGATTTGTCCACTTCATTTTAAATTAAAATATATTTTAAAAATTCCAACACAGCCAATTGCTGCAGCAAGCTTTGGAACAAGTATTCACAATACGCTTCGTGATTTCTATGAAAGCAAAAAAAATGCTGAAAAAGATTTACTTAAACTTTTTAAGAAAAACTGGATACATGAAGGGTTTTTGGATAAAAAACAGAACCAAGAATTTTTTGATAAAGGGAAAAAATATCTAAAAGATTTTTACAAATTACAATTTGATAAAAATAAATTGCCAACATTTTTGGAACAAGATTTTGTTATACCAATTAGCAAAGATTTGAAAGTTGGAGGGAGAATTGATCGTGTTGATAAATTGCCTGATGGAACTATTGAAATCTGGGACTATAAAACAGGTATGAATGTCCCAACTCAAAAAGAGATAGATCGCAATTTGCAATTAACTATTTATGCGCTTGCTGCACAGGATTTGTTTAAGAAAAAACCAGAAAAGGTTAAATTATCTTTGTACTATTTTGAGAACCAAAAAAAAATTACAACAGTGAGAACAAAAAGCGATTTGATAAAAGCAAAAGAAGAGATTTTAAGAATAAAAAAAGAAATCGAGAAATCAGAGTTTAAATGTAGTGGAAGTATGCTTTGTGAATTTTGTGAGTTCAAAATGTTTTGTCAGGCGGATTTAGAGTGA
- a CDS encoding ASCH domain-containing protein: MKAISLKQPYANLIRDGIKTIETRKWKTNYRGDLLICSSQNPKIEPAGFALCIVNLYDIRRMKKSDEKAACFKYSPKLYAWLIRNLRVIKPFPVKGQLNIYEVDNHSKSA, from the coding sequence ATGAAAGCCATCTCTCTCAAACAGCCTTACGCTAATTTAATAAGAGATGGAATTAAAACAATTGAAACAAGGAAATGGAAAACAAATTATCGGGGAGACTTACTAATTTGCTCCTCACAAAATCCCAAAATAGAACCAGCTGGTTTTGCTCTTTGCATAGTCAATCTCTACGATATTCGAAGAATGAAAAAAAGTGATGAAAAAGCAGCATGCTTTAAATATTCTCCAAAATTATATGCTTGGTTAATTAGAAATTTAAGAGTAATAAAACCTTTTCCAGTCAAGGGTCAATTAAATATTTACGAAGTCGATAATCACTCTAAATCCGCCTGA
- a CDS encoding peptidoglycan bridge formation glycyltransferase FemA/FemB family protein, which produces MQIVHPLQTKEWEEFRRVWGNEVVRIDGNLLTLHKIPFLNKKLGIFEKGPAPTKEMLENLKKFGQENNLIFIKLEPNVEKSDKLISILKNSGAVSGKTIFTPSTFEIDLTKSEDELLKGFESKTRYNIRLATKKGVTVHEDNSEKAFEKYLELTKETTQRDKFFAHSENYHKLMWKFLKNKIAHLLVAKYNGEIIVTWILFEFDKVLYYPYGASTHKYKNVMAPNLMMWKTIKFGKKLGCTKFDLWGREPGKGFTKFKEGYKPRVVEFIGTWDLVIDKNAYQLYKFMDFIRWHTLRFKSKFIKPQF; this is translated from the coding sequence ATGCAAATAGTCCATCCACTTCAAACAAAAGAATGGGAAGAATTTAGAAGAGTTTGGGGCAACGAAGTTGTCCGCATTGATGGCAATCTTTTAACTCTCCATAAAATCCCTTTTTTAAATAAAAAATTAGGAATTTTTGAAAAAGGTCCTGCTCCAACCAAAGAAATGCTAGAAAACCTAAAAAAATTTGGACAAGAAAACAATTTAATTTTCATTAAATTAGAACCAAACGTTGAAAAATCAGATAAATTAATTTCTATATTAAAAAATTCTGGCGCAGTTTCTGGAAAAACAATATTTACACCATCCACCTTTGAAATCGATTTAACCAAAAGTGAAGATGAATTACTAAAAGGTTTTGAAAGCAAAACTCGATATAACATTCGCTTGGCAACTAAAAAAGGCGTTACAGTTCATGAAGACAATAGCGAAAAAGCTTTTGAAAAATACTTGGAACTCACAAAAGAAACCACTCAAAGAGATAAATTCTTTGCCCATAGCGAAAACTATCACAAACTAATGTGGAAATTCCTAAAAAATAAAATTGCTCACCTCTTAGTTGCAAAATATAATGGCGAAATTATTGTCACTTGGATTTTATTTGAATTCGATAAAGTCCTCTATTATCCTTACGGCGCCTCAACTCATAAATATAAAAATGTCATGGCTCCAAATTTAATGATGTGGAAAACTATAAAATTTGGTAAAAAATTAGGATGTACGAAATTTGATTTATGGGGACGTGAACCCGGAAAAGGATTCACCAAATTTAAAGAAGGTTACAAACCACGTGTTGTAGAATTTATTGGAACATGGGATTTAGTTATAGATAAAAATGCATATCAACTTTATAAATTTATGGATTTCATTCGCTGGCACACTTTAAGATTCAAATCTAAATTTATAAAACCCCAGTTTTAA